A region of the Candidatus Zixiibacteriota bacterium genome:
CCCCAGCTTTTTGATCTTGGCGTCAACCTGCCTGCACTGACAACAGTCGGCAGGTCGCGTTTTGTACGGGATGAAAACATGATCGTTCGCGAAGAATTAAAACTGGTTACCGGCAATTCCAATCGCCCGCTGGCCGAAAAGATCGCCGCCTATCTCGGCGAGAGCCTGGCCGACTGTACTGTCACCCGGTTCTCCGACGGCGAGGTATTTGTCCAGATCAACGAAAACATCCGCGGTGCGGACCTTTTCATTATCCAGCCGACCAATCCCCCGGCCGAGAACCTCATGGAGCTGCTTATGCTCATCGAGGCCTCACGCCGTGCCTCGGCTATGCGCATCACCGCGGTTATTCCGTACTATGGCTACGCCCGCGCCGACCGCAAGGATCGTCCGCGCGTCGCCATCACCGCCAAGCTGATCGCCAACCTGATCACTACTGCCGGCGCTGACCGCGTTATTACCATGGACCTCCATGCCAGCCAGATCCAGGGCTTTTTCGATCTGCCCCACGACCACCTTTACAGTTCGGTCGTGATCAACAACCATCTCGAACAGATGGGGCTGGAGAACCTGGTGGTGGTCTCTCCCGATGTCGGTTCGATCAAACTGGCGCGCGCCACCGCCGAGGCGCTGCACGCCGACCTGGCTATCGTGGACAAACGCCGCCTGCGTGCCAATGAAGCCGAAGCGATGAATCTCATCGGCGACGTCAGAGGCAAAAACGTCCTTATCCGCGACGATATGATCGACACCGGCGGCTCTTTATGCGAGGCGGCCAAGGTCGTCAAAGAACACGGCGCTCTCGATGTTGTCGCGGCCTGTACTCACGGTGTGTTGTCCGGTGCGGCTCTGCAGCGTATCGAGCAATCGGCCATCCGTAAAATGATCGTCACCGACTCCATTCTCCAGGACGATCGCGGCCTGCCGAGCACCTTCGAGGTGGTCACTGTCTCCGAACTGATCGGCGAAGCTATCAACCGCATATTCGACGAGGAATCGGTCTCTTCCCTCTTCCGGGAGATGCCGAGCAATTAGCGACTTCAACATAGATGATAAAGAACAACGACATAATAGAGGATTCGATTCAGCCATGAGAGAAGTACCTATTGCGGCCGAGCGCCGCGAGGGTGTCGGCAAAGGTTTTGCCCGAAGGATTCGTATGGACGGCCGCGTTCCCGGCGTTATGTACGGTCCCGAAACCGAACCAATATCGCTTTCGATCGGTGAGAAAGATCTGCGCCTGGCCTTTAAGCAGTCCACCGGCGCCGGCACGATTTACAACCTGTCCGTCGACGGCAAAGAGACCAAGGTCGTTCT
Encoded here:
- a CDS encoding ribose-phosphate pyrophosphokinase; the protein is MIVREELKLVTGNSNRPLAEKIAAYLGESLADCTVTRFSDGEVFVQINENIRGADLFIIQPTNPPAENLMELLMLIEASRRASAMRITAVIPYYGYARADRKDRPRVAITAKLIANLITTAGADRVITMDLHASQIQGFFDLPHDHLYSSVVINNHLEQMGLENLVVVSPDVGSIKLARATAEALHADLAIVDKRRLRANEAEAMNLIGDVRGKNVLIRDDMIDTGGSLCEAAKVVKEHGALDVVAACTHGVLSGAALQRIEQSAIRKMIVTDSILQDDRGLPSTFEVVTVSELIGEAINRIFDEESVSSLFREMPSN